In Cinclus cinclus chromosome 13, bCinCin1.1, whole genome shotgun sequence, a genomic segment contains:
- the GCNT3 gene encoding beta-1,3-galactosyl-O-glycosyl-glycoprotein beta-1,6-N-acetylglucosaminyltransferase 3 codes for MQRWERAPAARRRWLILLLGPLALLAAALALRGTARPDPADRSRLYRALELSPSRSINCSGVVRGDQTAIQEAQLSNLETANRKASPTPGDYLNITRDCRAFKETRRYIEFPLSQEEEEFPIAYSMVIHHKIDMFERLLRSVYAPQNVYCVHMDSKSPAAFQEAVRAIAACFPNVFVASRLESVVYAAWSRLQADLNCMQDLLRSPVPWRYLINTCGTDFPIKTNAEIVRALQLLQGHNNVESERPSAAKQYRWHYHYEVGKSISRTDQRKQPPPHSYPMFTGSAYNAVTRDFVQYVFKNPTAQKFLEWSKDSYSPDEHVWATLNRMPGVPGGAPQSDKFQLSDMNALPRLVKWQFLEGDISKGAPYPPCTGRHQRTVCIYGVGDLPWMLQQHHLLANKFDPEVDDAAVQCLEEYLRHKALYGRGL; via the coding sequence ATGCAGCGGTGGGAGCGGGCcccggcggcgcggcggcgctGGCTGATCCTGCTGCTCGGGCCCCTGGCGCTGCTCGCCGCCGCCCTGGCGCTGCGCGGCACCGCCCGCCCCGACCCCGCCGACCGCTCCCGCCTCTACCGGGCGCTGGAGCTCTCCCCCAGCCGCAGCATCAACTGCTCGGGGGTCGTCCGCGGGGACCAGACGGCCATCCAGGAGGCGCAGCTCAGCAACCTGGAAACGGCGAACAGAAAGGCTTCACCGACGCCCGGCGACTACCTGAACATTACGAGGGACTGTAGAGCCTTCAAGGAGACCCGGCGCTACATCGAGTTCCCGCtcagccaggaggaggaggagttcCCCATAGCTTACTCCATGGTCATCCACCACAAAATCGACATGTTTGAGCGGCTCCTGCGGTCCGTCTACGCCCCCCAGAACGTCTACTGTGTCCACATGGACAGCAAATCCCCGGCCGCCTTCCAGGAGGCCGTGCGGGCCATTGCTGCCTGCTTCCCCAACGTCTTCGTGGCCAGCCGCCTGGAAAGCGTGGTCTATGCCGCCTGGTCCCGGCTGCAGGCCGACCTGAACTGCATGCAAGACCTGCTGCGGAGCCCGGTGCCATGGCGCTACCTCATCAACACCTGCGGCACCGACTTCCCCATCAAGACCAACGCCGAGATAGTCCgggcgctgcagctgctgcagggccacAACAACGTGGAGTCGGAGAGGCCCTCGGCCGCCAAGCAGTACCGCTGGCACTACCACTACGAGGTGGGGAAGAGCATCTCTCGCACTGACCAGAGGAAACAGCCGCCACCCCACAGCTACCCCATGTTCACGGGCAGCGCGTACAACGCAGTCACACGGGACTTCGTGCAGTATGTTTTCAAGAACCCCACGGCACAAAAGTTCCTCGAGTGGTCCAAGGACAGCTATAGCCCTGATGAGCACGTCTGGGCCACCCTGAACCGGATGCCGGGCGTGCCGGGAGGCGCGCCCCAGAGCGACAAGTTCCAGCTGTCGGACATGAACGCCCTTCCCCGCCTGGTCAAGTGGCAGTTCCTGGAGGGGGACATCAGCAAGGGCGCGCCCTACCCGCCCTGCACCGGCCGCCACCAGCGCACCGTCTGCATCTACGGGGTGGGCGACCTGCCCtggatgctgcagcagcaccatctCTTGGCCAACAAGTTCGACCCCGAGGTGGACGATGCCGCCGTCCAGTGTCTCGAGGAGTACCTGCGCCACAAGGCCCTGTACGGCCGGGGGCTCTGA